Proteins found in one Paenibacillus sp. FSL R10-2782 genomic segment:
- a CDS encoding transposase, translating into MAGGRKSKYQTHVEPKLLLIEAWARDGMIQEDIAKKLGVAMSSFSEYKNKYPELTEALKRGQEVVDVQVENSLLKRAMGYRYDEITTEGGVETKRVTKEVQPDVTAQIFWLKNRKPKVWRDKQDVELSGEVKHEYNHNLRNLDPKELADLERIIAKTTDSG; encoded by the coding sequence ATGGCAGGAGGACGGAAAAGTAAATATCAAACCCACGTTGAACCCAAGCTCCTGCTTATTGAAGCATGGGCGCGTGACGGGATGATTCAGGAGGATATTGCCAAGAAACTTGGGGTGGCGATGTCCTCTTTTTCTGAGTATAAGAACAAGTACCCGGAATTAACGGAAGCCCTAAAAAGAGGGCAGGAAGTCGTTGACGTACAAGTGGAGAATTCGCTGCTTAAGAGGGCTATGGGTTATCGGTATGATGAGATAACAACGGAAGGCGGCGTTGAGACTAAGCGAGTCACGAAAGAGGTACAACCGGATGTGACTGCACAAATATTCTGGCTCAAGAATCGTAAACCCAAAGTGTGGCGCGATAAGCAAGATGTTGAACTGTCCGGCGAGGTGAAGCACGAATACAACCACAATTTACGCAATCTTGATCCAAAGGAGCTGGCAGACCTTGAGCGAATTATCGCAAAA